The Rhinolophus sinicus isolate RSC01 linkage group LG07, ASM3656204v1, whole genome shotgun sequence genomic interval AGATGGCTAAGTCACAACCTGGCCTGGCCCTCTGCTAAACAAGGacattcctgccctcagggagcccacaGTTGAGACTAATGACGTTGCCCTGCACAATGGGACAAGCAATACCCTGTTAAGGGCATCATCTCTCCCTCGACACCAAAACTGCAAAGGAACTTGCATGTCCAGGAACAAACCCTCAGTTCTCCAAGAGTCTTGAGTCTCAAAACACTGGGATTTTATTGTTGGCATCTTGGTCTTGGATTTCTCCCTGCAGATTCCCACTCCACAGAGTGACCTGAGAGAGGAAGGGGCTGAAGACACCAACgaggagagaggggaaggtgAGTGTTTGGAAGGAATCCAGCCGTTCTGGGGTTGCCCAGGGACCTTGACTGAGAGATGAGTCCTGGGGGGATATCCAGAGGACTTAGGGGTGCTCAGCATTGACTACCCCATCCCACAGTGTCCAGCCATGGCCCCGATGACTCACTCCTGGGGACACAGTCTCGTGGCCACTTCAGCCGCCAGCCAGTGAAGTATCCCCGGGGAGGGGTGCGGCCTGTCACCCACCAGCTGTCGAGCTTGGCCCTGGTTGCTTCCAAATTGTGTGAGGAGACCCCTGTCACACAAGGGCACCAAGGGAGCTTGGGGAGGAGGGGGCTCGGCCCTACTGCTGCCTCCCGGGACGGCAGCCCCCTGCGCCGTGCCCCACTGCCCAAGCATTTTGAAATCACCCAGGAGACTGCCCGGCTACTCTCCAAGCTGCACAGTGAGGCTGTGCCCAAGGCCACCTGCTGCCCGGACCTCCAACCTGAGGAAGTCGAAGACCATCTCTGACCATCCCAGCATTCTAACCAAGCGGTCCAGGACTGAGGAGATGGACACATTTCTCCCTAGAAGTTCAATGTTAGAGGGTCTGAAGAGTTCATAAAGAAAAACTACACTCCTGGGGGTAGACTAAACCCTTTTGGGGGCAATGTAGCAGCATCTCCCCACTACACACAGGTCTCTGCCAAACATCAGGGCCACTCAGTTTCAGAGGTCACTCAGGGTTAACACTCAGGTTCAGTACAGGTCACAAGATCCTTGGAATCCATCCTGGTTTCAGACCTTTGGGACAGGGGTGCCTTTTGCCACTTTGGTTGTAGCCATTTCCCACTGCCCCACCTGCCTCCTTAGCTGACCCCAAGTGACCAGCTattggagagggagagggacagcCCAGACACATCCTGGTGGTGCCTGGGGTCTGATAACCTCTGAATAAAATGTGTCTTTATATGCTTGAGTGTCTTTCTTTGCCAGGTGAGGGCAGCATCCTCTGGCCTCATTTTACCATTTATCAGGAAAACTGAGACCCCCTTTCTTTGCACCTACAGGCAGTCTGGGCTGGACTTGGGCACCGGGCTGAGTCACAGCGGTCCGGCCTTCCCGGAGCTCCGCATCCCCACTCGGTCATGCCTAATCAAACAAATAGAACAAAGTGTAGATAACCGGGACAATGGAGCTGTGTGCTCTGGGCCGTGGGAGCCCAGGGCCACCACAGGCCTGGATTGGGCAGGGGACAGAGCCGCCGGGGGCGGGGGCGTGGGGGCGTGATTGCAAGAAACTCGAGTGTGTTAGTACGGTCAGCTGAGGCCGAAGAGGTCCACGGGACTCGGGAGGCCGCGGCGCGCAGCAGCTCAGCTTTGGGGAAGCTGAGACTGGGAGGGGGTCCGGGCGGTGGGAGCCTGGTCGGATCAGGGCGTGGCTTGGAACTCGGCGGCGGATTGGACGCGAGGGAGCGGGGTGGGGCCGGGACGGGGGTGCGGACCCTGGGACCACCCGGAGCTGAGCCCGGGCGCCGTGAGGTCACCGCGGGAATTCTCCGGCCGCGAGTGACTCAGCTGCCCCGAAGGCCCGAAACTGAGGGCGCGCGAGGTGTGCGGGGACCGGGAGGGGTCCCACGCCGGAAGTGGGAAGGGGTGACCAAGGAGCCTCGAGGCAGGCAGGAAATGGGGGGCTACGGTTCCGGGCGACCCAATCCTCGCGGGGCCGCGGAGGCGGGGCTCCTCCAGGTGGCGGGGATGGGGCGGGGCTTCCCcaggtggtgggggcggggcgccGGGGCTAGACGGGGACGGAGCCTTGGGGGCGGGACCCCGCCTCCCGCGCTCTCTCTGCCGCCCGCGCTAGGCGCACCCGCACGCTACTCCGCTCCCGCCGGTTTACTGGGCCATGGGTCTACCGCCCGCCCCGACCCCCAGCGAGGCCGCTCCGTCTGCGGCGTGACGGGCGGCCCAGGTGAGGCCCGCATGGACGGGGACGGGTGGACACGGGTCCCAGGGAGGGCGTGGCAGTGCCCGCCGGGTTCGGGCGCccacctctcttctccttccctggcCCCCGCTACTCCCTCAGCCTTGGGGGCCCTGGGAAGCCCCTCCAGCCGCTGCCTTCCTGGGTTCCAGAGGCCACCAGGGTCCTCCGTCCCACCCGGAAGAGCCCGATGCCCCGCCCGCTTCAGGAGCGCTCTTGCCCAAAGCCTGCCGTCCAACTTTTGGAGCTGTCTCCAAGTCACCTCCACGCCCAAACACTGGCCTCCTGCAGAGTCCCAAAAATGACCCCACCATGCACACATGCCTCCTGGGCTCTACTCTCTGCAGTGACTCCGACACCAAACTGACCCCCCTCTACTTTCACATCTGACCCCTTTGTCCTGCCCCAACACCCTCCACCAACACACATTGGGCCCAGATTGGCAGCATGTGGTCAGAGGGGTTTTCTTTAgattaaaaaaggaaaccaattggaaaagaaaaaaacaaataaataaatccagcCAGTAGTTTGATTTGGGAGATATCTTTGTCACCGTCTTAATAGTAAATAAGTGACAGGTGTCCCCGTCCATCGAGCTTCTTTTCCAGATCACCCCTGGTCCCCACTACCACCACTTTGCCCTGAGGCATCTGAGTTTGAGACCCTTGTCTTTTCTGTCCTGACCCTCTCCTCTGGGTGCTGTTTCTTTCACCAAGCACTGCCTGCATTGACCTTTCCCTCTATGCATCTAGATGGTCACCATGGGCCAATGTTACTACAACGAGACCATCGGCTTCTTCTACAACAACAGTGGCAAGGAGCTCAGCTCCCACTGGCGGCCCAAAGATGTGGTTGTGGTGGCACTGGGGCTGACTGTCAGTGTGCTGGTGCTGCTGACCAACCTGCTGGTCATCGCAGCCATCGCCTCCAACCGTCGCTTCCACCAGCCTATTTACTACCTGCTTGGCAACCTGGCCGCAGCCGACCTCTTTGCTGGCGTGGCCTACCTCTTCCTCATGTTCCATACCGGCCCACGAACGGCCCGGCTCTCCCTCCAGGGCTGGTTCGTGCGGCAGGGCCTGCTGGACACAAGCCTGACAGCGTCAGTGGCCACACTGCTGGCTATCGCCATGGAGCGGCACCGCAGCGTGATGGCCGTGCAACTGCACAGCCGCCTGCCCCGCGGCCGTGTTGTCATGCTCATTGTGGGCGTGTGGGTGGCCgctctgggcctggggctgctgcCTGCCCACTCCTGGCACTGCCTCTGTGCCCTGGACAGCTGCTCACGCATGGCCCCCCTGCTCAGCCGCTCATACCTGGCCGTCTGGGCCCTGTCCAGCCTGCTCGTCTTCCTGCTCATGGTGGCTGTCTACACCCGCATTTTCTTCTATGTGCGACGGCGGGTTCAGCGCATGGCGGAGCATGTCAGCTGCCACCCCCGCTACCGCGAGACCACGCTCAGCTTGGTCAAGACTGTTGTCATCATCCTGGGTGAGTGGGACCCCACTTCCCCCAACTCCTCCAAGACCTGATGGAGTATGATGGGAGGCGTTGATTGGGTGGGGAATGTTCTCCAAGGAGGTGATATCTCAGCAGAGACCTGAATGCTGAAGGAGGGAAAAGAGTTCCAAGCAGAGAAAACAAGAAGGTGAGAGTCCAGGCAGGACCCGGCCAGCACctccagagaggagaggaggtcAGCACGGCCTCAAAGGGCACAGACGGCAGTCTAATTTTGTCCTGAGTTCTGTGGGAAGCCCTTAAGAGTTTTTAGTAGGGAGTAATGTAGTCACTCTGGCTGTTGAAATGTAGGGTGGTCTTTGTGGAGGTGACAAGAGGATTTCCtgttaggacacacacacacacacacccccacacacacacaccccaagaaCAAGGAACAATTCTTCCCAGTgatccccttctccccaccaagTAACTGGTCTATCCCACAGTGACCTCCTTTCCCCCATAAAACAATCCTCCACGTACGCGTAGAAACATCCAGGGCTAGAGCTACCACGTACCAGATAGGAAAGGTGTCGCTTCTAACAGACAAATCAGAGAAAGGCGTCCCCTCTTACCAATTCTGCCTTATCATGCTGCCAAGGCAGCAAAACAGGCCACCCTGGCACTGCAAACCACGGCTGCTGTCCAAGCTCTCGATACCCCTCCAGTCCTGAGCTCAGAGCCATGGGTGCCAGGCCCCCCGACAGCTGACCCTGCTCACCTCAGGTTCCATCCCACAGGGGCATTTGTGGTCTGCTGGACACCGGCGCAGGTGGTGCTGCTCCTGGACGGTCTGGACTGCAAGTCTTGCAACGTCCTGGCTGTGGAAAAGTATTTCCTACTCTTGGCTGAGGCCAACTCGCTGGTCAATGCCGTGGTGTACTCGTGTCGCGATGCTGAGATGCGCCGCACCTTCCGCCGCCTCCTCTGCTGTCTGTGCCTGCGCCAGTCCACCCGCGAGTCCGCCCGCTGTGCATCCTCTGCCCGGATAGGTGCCAGCACTCGCATCATGCTTCCTGAGAATGGCCACCCATTGATGGACTCCACCCTTTAGCCAACCTCGGACTTCAACAGGATGCAGCAAGTACCAGATGGCACCCCTGACAACTCGTGGATGTGCCTGGCTCAACCCAATCTGAGGGACAGAATTAAAGGCAGACCCTTGGTCTAGATGGCACGACACCAGTGCCAGGCCTTCCCAGATACAACTCTACTCCAGCGCCTATGGGTGCGTGGGCATCTGGCTCTTCAGTGATCTCAGGTTGTGGggtttttaatgaacatttttctgtttttactgcACATCCCTGGTAAACCCTGTGGACCTCTTCTTTGTCCGTGGTGGTATGGCTGCTAAAGGTGGGAGAGATGAGGTCTCTCTCAGGCCAAGCTGCCCAGTATGACAAAGACGGACCGTGGATACACCGTCTATCTCTGCCTGAGGCTGATTCTCCAGGGGCACAGACTGAGGGGTGCTCAGTGGGAGCTAGGAAAGGTGTGTGGCCCCTTGCAGCCTCTGGCACTTGCCTGCCCCCATTAGACTTAAGGGCTTCCATGGGGGAGGGCATGTTAAGGAGTAaacccttctttctcctctgagGTCTCCAAAGCACTTTCTGTCATCAACTCAGTCTGTCGCTGTGTCCCAGAATTGTCCGCCTCAGCTTTAGCCAGGCAGGGATCCTTCCACATAGCATCTCCTCAGTCCTGTTCTCATTCACCTTCAGTCTCTGACTGGCTGTCACTCCATCTCTCTTGGAGGCTTGCGTCTGTTCCCTCTTGCCTGTCTTCTCCACTTCTTCCCCTGCCTCCAACTAGCTGCCTGCCTGTCTCCATCCTCTGGAACCCAGAGTAGTCTGTGGCCTGTgtgagtcttctctctcccacctgcccTTTTATCTGAGCCCAGGTTGTTACCAGTTAGGTGTGTCCATCCCATTGCACACCACACTTACGGGCCAGAGGTACTGGGGTCCATGGAGCAAGGTGAAAATTCGAGTGTTGCCATTTCTCAGGCTCCTCTCATGTTACCTGGCACACTGACAAGCATTTTAGGTGCATTATTTCATCATTACCTGCAGGTATTACACTTATTTGCACGTGAGGAcagtggctcagagaggttgaaatCTGGCCCATGGGTACACAGCTTTGAAAGGGCACAGAGATGCATCGAGGGACTATAGAGGCCCCTGGAGAAAGGGATTCAGATTCCCACAAAGTGTGGAGTTGATCACAAGCTCAGCCTGATTTTCCCCTCACCTCACTGCCCCCCAAGGCCTCAAATATGCCATACTCGTGATGATGAGCCCCCTCTTTGATGCTCATAGCTCAGCGTGGTACAGACCAGGATCTGGATTCTCTGCTTCCACCTAAGGAGGAGACAGGGTGATGACCCACTTCACGTTCACATTGAATAACAGccaaatttgaacccaggccttccATCAGCGGCCAAATTCTTAAACTAGTAAAGTATGCATTGCCAAAGAACCGAAAACATCTAGGTCCTTCTACATTAAATGAGGTTAGGATTCCCTTCGAGAAAACCCCCTGCCCTAAGGCAGCTCTGTGAGGAAGCAGAATGAACTGGGGCACTGGGTACTTCTCCAAGGTCCAAGGTAGGCAGCATGGCTCCTAGGGCCTGGGGCCTGAACCTCCAGAGGTGATGACCCAAGCCAGCAGCTTCCACCATGTGCCTGGCCACATGCCCATGAAAGCTGCCGTCCTTGCCTCCATGGAGCTCTGGGCTTTTTGACAGACATGTCACTTTGGGGGCCAAGGCAGCCAAGCAATCCCTAGTTTCCAAAAGGCAGCTCTGCGTTTTACCTGCTCTGAGCTGGCTACTCTTAGTATCCTCCAGATTCTAACTCACACTCCTTAAATATTCTTTGGGATTTTGTCCCTTCAGTTTTTCCCTCTTGTAGGTCTCTCTTCTCTACCAGGTGACTTCAAGTTTTCATCTCTGCTGGTCCTTGAAGCTTTCAAACACctactcacccacccacccccacctcattCTCTGAAGGACACCAAAGTTACCCACTATTTTCAGGCCTCCTGTGCAAGTGCTGTGCCAGCAGCTAGCTGACATTTTGTACACGGCATCTGCTCTCTGCGGTGCCCACATGTTCTAGTACTTCCGGTTATGGGGGCAAAGTGGGGGGTTTCCTTTGTTAGGGAGCTTTCGAAGTTGTTCTTACACTGGCCCACATCATTCATTTCCATTCCCTGCTGTCTCTTTTGGAGTCCCCCAATCAAATCACACCAGATGGTTATTGCATTTCTTCTCCAGCAGCAATGGGAAAAAGACCCTGCCCTGAAGGGTTGGCAGCCAGGCTGACCTTTTATGAGCCTCCATCTGGAGTCTGCCCTCAGAGCAAACAAGCTCAAGGCGGTCCCATGACTTTGGAGAAGTAATTCGTGTccagtttgttccttttctgtcACACTCGGGTGCATCACAAAGTAGGTCTTCTGGAAGCATCCATTCATTCGGTAACCAAGTGCTAGGGTTTTCTAGGCCTGGAATGCTGCAAagacaatgaataaatgagagaggTCACGTTTAAGCCAGATTGACAGGTGAATAGAATTGACTTCTACAGCTGAGAAAATCATTGTTCTAATCTCCCAGCCACCGTCATCACAAACTTGTGCCCCTCATAGAAAGCTCCCAGGGAAGAACCAGGAGGCTGGGAGTCCTAGTGACCCACCTGATGGGACTGAGGCTGAGGGGAGCATTAAGGGATTGAGCAGGGGTCTGGGGCTCGGACTTCTGGAGATGAATGGGGTTTTGAGAGCCATGGGAGGTTCTGAGGATGAGCGAGCTGCTCTGAGAAAGGGGACTCAGGAGATGTGCAGGTCTCAGGAGTGGGAGGCTCAGATATGAGGGCCTGAGGAAGAGTGGGGGCTCTGAGGAGGAGTGGAGATTCAGGAGTGAGGTTCTGAGCGGGAGCTGCTGCTCTGAGGAGATGCGAGAGGCGGatatgggggtgggagggcctcTGAAATGGGGCGGAGCCAACCTCACCCTCTAGGGCAAGAGGAGGGTGGAAAGTGCCGTTGCCTCGGCAACCCCTAACCGAGTCCTGGGCCACTGAGGGGAGCTGTTAGGGGCGTGTCCGTGGGCGGTGCGCGGCGGCCTGGTAGGCGGCAGGGGCGCGGCCCAGGCGCGTGCGGCtccccggcggcggcggcggcggttgGCTGCGGCGCGAGCGCGACTGCTCCAGGCCCGGCGGCTCCTCCTCAGCGCCCGCCCGTCCCCACAGCCCATGGACGCCCCGCCGCGCCCCGCGCTGCCTCCCCCTGCCCCGTCCCTCCCGCCGCCCGGGCCCCTGCCGGGCCGTGACACGGGCGACGTCCTGCAGCAGATCATGGCCATCACGGACCAGAGCCTGGAGGAGGCGCAGGCCAGGTGCTGCTCGGGGGCGGGGCCACCCAAAGTGGAGGCCGTGAAGGGGGCGGGCCGAGGGGCCAGAGCCCGGGCGGCAAGGGGTGTGAAGCTGAGGAGAGGGCTGGGCGAGATTGTGGGGTGCGTCTCTGAGCCGGGATGGCAGGTGTGGGGGCCTTGAGGAGGACGACGAAGGTATTTATGGGGTTAAAATGGAACGGATTGAACGGCCGATGGAGGTAGGCAGAGGGCAGTGGGTTTTAGGAGCTCAGCTTGGTGCGAAAGGGGTGGGTGTGTTTTAGGGGAGTTTTAGATAGGGAGGTTTATGGTGAAAGGTGGTTTCGGGGTCTAAATGAATGGGTTAGTGGGATTCGTGAGGGTGGGAAGTTTTGAGGACAGATAAAGGTGAGTGAGTTGTGGGACTTG includes:
- the LPAR2 gene encoding lysophosphatidic acid receptor 2; the encoded protein is MVTMGQCYYNETIGFFYNNSGKELSSHWRPKDVVVVALGLTVSVLVLLTNLLVIAAIASNRRFHQPIYYLLGNLAAADLFAGVAYLFLMFHTGPRTARLSLQGWFVRQGLLDTSLTASVATLLAIAMERHRSVMAVQLHSRLPRGRVVMLIVGVWVAALGLGLLPAHSWHCLCALDSCSRMAPLLSRSYLAVWALSSLLVFLLMVAVYTRIFFYVRRRVQRMAEHVSCHPRYRETTLSLVKTVVIILGAFVVCWTPAQVVLLLDGLDCKSCNVLAVEKYFLLLAEANSLVNAVVYSCRDAEMRRTFRRLLCCLCLRQSTRESARCASSARIGASTRIMLPENGHPLMDSTL